In Flavobacterium praedii, the DNA window ACAGGTTATTATATAAAATTAAATAGTAAACCTCCCAACTCGGGAGGTTTTTTTTATGCCAATAAAATTCATTACTTTGTATCTATGAATTGGGAATTGTATCTAAAAAATTATCAGTCTTATCTTAAAATTGAAAGAGGTTTGTCAAAAAACACTATTGACAATTATACCTTTGACATCGATCGTTTGCGTTTGTTTTTGACTCAAAATGACATTCAGCGTTCTCCAATTACTATAAATGAAGAAATACTTCAACAATTTATATATGCTGTTTCCAAAGAAGTAAATCCAAGATCTCAAGCCAGAATAATTTCAGGATTAAAAAGTTTTTTTTCCTATTTAATTTTTGAAGATTATAGAAATGATAATCCTCTGGAATTAATTGAATCTCCAAAAACAGGACGAAAATTACCAGATACATTGGCTATTGAGGAAATCGATGCATTAATTTTGGCAATTGATTTGAGTTCGAACGAAGGGGAACGTAATCGAGCTTTACTGGAAACGCTTTACGGCTGTGGACTTCGCGTTTCCGAATTGGTAACCTTAAAAATATCCGATTTGTTTTTTGAAGAAGGATTTATAAAGATAACAGGGAAAGGAAATAAACAACGTTTTGTTCCTGTTGGGGATTTGACCCAAAAATACATTGGTATTTACAAAAATGATGTCCGTGTTCATTTGAATATTCAAAAAGGATTTGAAGATACTTTATTTCTGAATCGCAGAGGAAGACAATTGACAAGAGCTATGATTTTTACAATCATTAAGGATTTGGCTGTAAAAATCAATTTAAATAAAAAGATTAGCCCACATACTTTTCGTCATTCTTTTGCAACTCATTTATTAGAAAATGGTGCCGATTTACGTTCGATTCAATTGATGCTTGGACACGAATCCATTACCACAACAGAAATTTATGTCCATTTAGATCGTAAATTTTTAACAGAAGTGATAAATACCTTTCATCCTAGAAAGTGATTTTGTAATAAATTGTTATTTTTGAAGGATATATATATAAGTTTCGATATTTTTGTTGTAAATAAGTAGTCCCTAAGATATGATTTTTACAACCAATAAAAAACCTGAAGATTTAAACAAGTTATACGAGAGTTTAATAAAACAACTTCCCAATATTATTTTCCAAATTAGGGTTAATTCTCAAAAACATATATCGGTTGATTTCTTAAGTAAACCTATTGAGTTTTTAGATGAGTTTTCGATTAATGATTTTTTGGAAGATTCCTATAGATTATCAAATTACAAGATTTATGAACCAGATTTAAAAGGTTTCTTGGATTCCTATGAGAAAGCAGTAACAAGCAAAAAAAAGTGGGAAATAGATTTTAGATTGCTATTGCCTGAAAGTGGATATAAATGGATTCGTATTGATGCAACCCCAAAAAAAAGTAAACAAGATGAGGTGGTTTTTTATGGACTAATTTCGGATATAACAATTGTTAAAGAGCAGGAGATTCGCTTGAAAATTGCAGATGAAAGATATCATTTTGCAGTTCAAGCTTCGGATAGAGGAGTTTGGGATTGGGATTTGATCACAAATAACGTTTATTATTCTTCGGAATCCATGAAGATCTTGGAATTGAATGAGTCGGATTTGGTAGCTTCTCCTGAAGAATGGGATGAAAGGGTGCATCCTGATGATCGCGAAGAATATTATGGTAATATAAACCTTCATTTTGAAAATAAAATTCCATTTTATGAAACTTGCCATCGTGTTTTATGCAATGGAAGATACAAATGGATACTGGATAGGGGAAAAGTTATCGAAAGAGACGAAAATGGAAAGCCTCTTCGTATTGCAGGTACTCATACTGATATTTCTGAACAAAAAGAGAAAGAAATTGAATTGGCGCAAATGCTTGAAATTGTAAATACCCAAAACAATAAGTTATTAAATTTTGCCCATATAGTATCTCATAATTTAAGGACCCATAGTGGAAATATAAAATCATTATTAGATTTGCATAAAGAGAACCTTTTATCAGATTCAGATACAATGAGTAACATTCAAATTGTATCTGATGAATTGTTCTCAACAATTGAGAATCTTAATGAATTGGTTAGTATATATACCGAGAAAGAGAATAATACTCAGGAATTAAAAGTCAATAGTTTTATTGATAAAGTTCTGGATGTTCTCCATGAATCTATAAAAATAAAGGGAATTCAAGTTTTGAATTATGTTCCAAATTCTTTAATTGTCATGTGTATTCCTGCTTATTTGGAAAGTATAATGTTAAACTTAGTTACTAATGCAATCAAATATTCAGATCCAAATAAAGAGCCAAAAATTATTTTTACATCAGAATCAAATGATGATTACATTATTTTAAATGTAAAAGATAACGGATTGGGAATTGATTTGAGTAAACACAAAGATTCTATATTCGGGTTATATAAAACGTTTCATAAAAATACCGATGCACGTGGCGTTGGATTATATTTAACTAAAAATCAAATCGAGAATATGGGGGGTAAAATTGAAGTAGAAAGTACGCTTGATTTTGGATCAACCTTTAAGATTTATTTCAAAAAAAACTAATT includes these proteins:
- a CDS encoding PAS domain-containing sensor histidine kinase, yielding MIFTTNKKPEDLNKLYESLIKQLPNIIFQIRVNSQKHISVDFLSKPIEFLDEFSINDFLEDSYRLSNYKIYEPDLKGFLDSYEKAVTSKKKWEIDFRLLLPESGYKWIRIDATPKKSKQDEVVFYGLISDITIVKEQEIRLKIADERYHFAVQASDRGVWDWDLITNNVYYSSESMKILELNESDLVASPEEWDERVHPDDREEYYGNINLHFENKIPFYETCHRVLCNGRYKWILDRGKVIERDENGKPLRIAGTHTDISEQKEKEIELAQMLEIVNTQNNKLLNFAHIVSHNLRTHSGNIKSLLDLHKENLLSDSDTMSNIQIVSDELFSTIENLNELVSIYTEKENNTQELKVNSFIDKVLDVLHESIKIKGIQVLNYVPNSLIVMCIPAYLESIMLNLVTNAIKYSDPNKEPKIIFTSESNDDYIILNVKDNGLGIDLSKHKDSIFGLYKTFHKNTDARGVGLYLTKNQIENMGGKIEVESTLDFGSTFKIYFKKN
- a CDS encoding site-specific tyrosine recombinase, with amino-acid sequence MNWELYLKNYQSYLKIERGLSKNTIDNYTFDIDRLRLFLTQNDIQRSPITINEEILQQFIYAVSKEVNPRSQARIISGLKSFFSYLIFEDYRNDNPLELIESPKTGRKLPDTLAIEEIDALILAIDLSSNEGERNRALLETLYGCGLRVSELVTLKISDLFFEEGFIKITGKGNKQRFVPVGDLTQKYIGIYKNDVRVHLNIQKGFEDTLFLNRRGRQLTRAMIFTIIKDLAVKINLNKKISPHTFRHSFATHLLENGADLRSIQLMLGHESITTTEIYVHLDRKFLTEVINTFHPRK